From one Paenibacillus sp. FSL K6-1330 genomic stretch:
- a CDS encoding serine/threonine-protein kinase yields MSKAMMENEGNGLRRNYRLYSRESGSSLTYRVRSKISASELAIVYAVRCEEKDMKFVIKEFFPKSLVRRGKDGSSVRRLSGVPDDKYEALRNAFINEGKILKDCEHPGIVRFMGQFEQNETVYIVMEFIEGVTLAEMIEGRPDRVEPGFLYKTMLPLIETLEHLHKQGIIHRDLKPGNIIIDHQRRAKLLDFGSAIRFDGSGGYPILTTAGYSPLELYSEQSRQGPVSDIYSLAALLYYCCRGTAPTDVRKRLFDDRLEPMGTGLKRRWPFLSRAIRRGLIVEPDKRCSSLKWFKAAITMEYVTSPSARRWIRSG; encoded by the coding sequence GTGAGTAAAGCAATGATGGAAAACGAGGGGAATGGACTGCGCCGCAATTATAGATTGTACAGCAGGGAGTCAGGATCGTCACTGACTTACCGGGTTCGCAGTAAGATTTCTGCAAGCGAACTGGCCATCGTATACGCGGTCAGATGCGAAGAGAAGGATATGAAGTTCGTGATCAAGGAGTTCTTCCCTAAATCGTTAGTACGTAGAGGGAAAGATGGCAGCTCTGTACGCCGGTTATCGGGAGTGCCGGATGATAAGTATGAAGCTTTAAGGAATGCATTTATTAATGAAGGAAAGATTTTGAAGGACTGTGAGCATCCCGGTATTGTCCGCTTTATGGGTCAATTTGAACAAAATGAGACCGTCTATATTGTTATGGAGTTTATAGAAGGGGTTACATTGGCAGAAATGATTGAGGGACGTCCAGATAGAGTTGAGCCCGGCTTTCTGTACAAGACGATGCTTCCCTTGATTGAGACGCTGGAACATCTGCATAAGCAAGGAATCATTCATCGTGACTTAAAGCCGGGCAATATTATCATTGATCACCAGAGGCGCGCGAAGCTGCTCGATTTCGGTTCAGCCATTCGTTTTGACGGCAGCGGCGGCTACCCGATTCTGACAACAGCCGGGTATTCGCCACTCGAGCTTTATTCCGAACAATCTCGTCAAGGGCCGGTAAGCGATATATACAGCTTGGCTGCATTGTTGTATTATTGCTGCCGCGGCACGGCGCCCACAGATGTTCGCAAGCGATTGTTCGATGATCGGCTGGAGCCGATGGGCACGGGGTTGAAGCGCCGTTGGCCGTTTCTGTCCCGAGCCATCCGACGCGGCTTGATCGTTGAGCCGGACAAACGCTGTTCTTCTCTTAAATGGTTCAAGGCTGCGATTACGATGGAATATGTGACTAGCCCGTCTGCTCGCCGGTGGATCCGTTCCGGATAA
- a CDS encoding GNAT family N-acetyltransferase — protein MRDLKAEIHIYQAELKDLDKAAALFNQYRQFYKREDDLNGAEEYIRERLTRGDSVMYLADYNSGGTLVTAGFLQLYPSFSSLSMSRLWILNDLYVDSEYRGLGIGRKLLHQAQAHALQTGAKGLTLSTQLHNVTAQQLYASAGYVQDEEFAYYYLDLS, from the coding sequence GTGCGTGATTTGAAAGCAGAGATTCATATATATCAAGCAGAGCTGAAGGATTTGGATAAGGCAGCCGCTCTGTTTAATCAGTATCGTCAATTCTATAAGCGAGAAGATGATTTAAACGGGGCTGAGGAATATATCAGGGAGAGACTGACTCGAGGTGATTCCGTTATGTATTTAGCGGATTACAATAGTGGGGGAACCCTGGTCACGGCTGGCTTTCTGCAGTTATATCCGTCCTTCTCATCGCTATCGATGTCCAGGTTGTGGATCTTGAATGATCTATACGTGGATTCCGAATATCGCGGACTTGGTATCGGAAGGAAACTGCTCCATCAAGCCCAAGCGCACGCCCTTCAGACCGGAGCTAAGGGGCTGACTCTGTCCACGCAGCTTCATAACGTGACTGCTCAGCAATTGTATGCATCCGCAGGGTATGTGCAGGATGAAGAATTTGCGTATTATTATTTGGATTTATCATAG
- a CDS encoding GNAT family protein: protein MNSSITNTKPVRFLEGERIYLRPFGEEDTAEYFQMLFNPEMRRLTGTKRAFTLEEVRRYIEEKSSNHDTILLLIALSDSDQIIGDIALLDIDYVNRNANIRIALDKGEHLGKGYGPEAIKLLLEYAFGILHLHRIELQVFDYNERAIKAYEKVGFKREGVQRDALYYQHRYHDSIIMSMLEEEYRALYHQGQ, encoded by the coding sequence ATGAACTCATCTATTACAAATACGAAGCCGGTACGGTTTCTTGAAGGCGAGCGGATCTACTTGCGTCCCTTTGGAGAAGAGGATACCGCAGAGTATTTTCAAATGCTGTTTAATCCGGAAATGCGGAGGCTGACCGGGACGAAGCGGGCTTTTACGCTGGAAGAGGTACGTCGGTATATCGAGGAGAAATCCAGTAATCACGACACCATCCTGCTGCTAATCGCTTTATCGGATAGCGATCAGATTATTGGCGATATCGCGCTGCTGGATATCGATTACGTTAACCGGAATGCGAATATTCGCATCGCCCTTGATAAGGGCGAGCATCTCGGCAAGGGGTACGGACCGGAAGCCATCAAGCTCTTGCTTGAATACGCCTTCGGAATCCTTCATCTTCACCGGATCGAGCTGCAGGTGTTTGATTATAACGAGCGTGCCATCAAGGCTTATGAGAAAGTGGGCTTCAAGCGTGAAGGAGTTCAGCGAGACGCATTGTACTACCAGCATCGTTACCATGACTCTATAATAATGAGCATGCTGGAGGAGGAATACAGGGCGCTGTATCACCAAGGGCAATAG
- a CDS encoding PLP-dependent aminotransferase family protein: protein MKQVPVNQTEITLLLDDSSVPLYVQLYRYMKQQISAGHWLHASRLPSVRRLAELLGISTTPIEMAYQQLLAEGFIASKPRSGYFVQWLADVPFALPMESASPKGPILKRHYYFKYDFHMSKNEYEYFPMTEWRKAYNRCLQENSTADMLFYGDPQGEEGLRCQIANYAKHFRGVACTPEQVIIGSDPFPLLDLISRLLLPYGKSIAVENPCYPQQPEVFRQKGYDVIPIPVLEDGISQHELQSSGAAFVTVSPSHQFPTGVIMPISRRLALLQWAQETGGFIIEDDADGEFRYYGRPIPSLQGLMPDSRVIYLGGFSQVLSPALGVQYMILPKVLLPDYHRLKFQLFLDCTASKLNQMTLERFLREGYVERHLRKMRMILRRKHDRLIGSIQRHFGEHAQISGTGSGLHLMLHLNHPLSEEDLQTLAEARGIRVSSAAYTRMLPANEQSGSDRRSFILGFGGLKEDEIEAGIERLADCWLGAVSL, encoded by the coding sequence ATGAAACAGGTTCCGGTAAATCAAACAGAAATCACATTATTGCTGGATGATTCCAGCGTTCCCCTGTATGTACAATTGTATCGATACATGAAACAACAGATATCCGCCGGGCATTGGCTTCATGCAAGCCGTCTCCCATCGGTTCGAAGGCTTGCCGAGCTGCTTGGCATTAGCACCACCCCCATTGAAATGGCTTATCAGCAGCTGCTTGCTGAAGGCTTTATTGCGAGCAAGCCACGGAGCGGATATTTTGTGCAATGGCTAGCCGATGTTCCTTTTGCGCTTCCCATGGAATCGGCTTCTCCCAAGGGACCTATACTCAAACGACACTATTACTTTAAATATGACTTTCATATGTCCAAAAATGAATACGAATACTTCCCGATGACCGAGTGGAGAAAAGCCTATAACCGTTGCTTGCAGGAAAACAGCACGGCCGACATGCTGTTCTATGGGGATCCGCAGGGTGAAGAAGGGCTGCGTTGCCAGATTGCCAACTATGCCAAACATTTTCGCGGGGTAGCCTGTACGCCTGAACAGGTGATTATCGGCTCTGATCCCTTCCCTCTGCTTGATTTGATCAGCAGACTGCTTCTTCCTTACGGAAAGTCCATCGCTGTTGAGAACCCTTGTTATCCACAGCAGCCGGAGGTTTTCCGGCAGAAGGGGTATGATGTCATTCCAATCCCCGTGCTGGAGGATGGGATCAGTCAGCATGAATTGCAGAGCAGCGGGGCAGCATTCGTAACCGTCTCCCCCTCCCACCAGTTCCCCACCGGCGTCATTATGCCTATCTCCCGCAGGTTGGCGCTGCTGCAATGGGCACAAGAAACTGGAGGTTTTATTATTGAAGATGACGCTGACGGTGAGTTCCGATACTATGGAAGACCGATTCCGAGCCTCCAAGGGCTGATGCCCGACAGTCGTGTAATATACCTGGGCGGATTCTCGCAGGTACTGTCCCCTGCGCTTGGAGTCCAATATATGATATTGCCGAAGGTTCTGCTGCCGGATTATCACCGATTAAAGTTCCAGCTCTTTCTCGACTGTACGGCCTCTAAGCTGAATCAGATGACACTGGAGCGCTTTTTGCGGGAGGGCTATGTTGAACGACATTTGCGAAAAATGAGGATGATACTCCGTAGGAAGCATGATCGCCTGATCGGTTCTATTCAACGTCACTTTGGTGAACATGCTCAAATATCGGGTACAGGCTCCGGGCTTCACCTCATGCTTCATCTCAATCATCCGTTATCCGAAGAGGATCTGCAAACGTTAGCCGAAGCAAGGGGAATCCGCGTAAGCTCCGCTGCCTATACGCGAATGCTTCCTGCCAATGAGCAAAGCGGATCGGATCGTAGATCATTCATTCTTGGCTTCGGCGGATTAAAAGAAGATGAGATTGAAGCAGGCATAGAGCGGCTTGCTGACTGTTGGCTGGGAGCGGTCTCCCTCTAA
- a CDS encoding N-acetyltransferase family protein yields MTQQYRIDYAVKEDLPAIVDIYNSTISGRKVTADLEPVTVESRIEWFEEHSNDFRPLWVMRSDDGMVAWMSFQSFYGRPAYNGTAEISIYVNEKYRGIGAGSILIQKAIEECPRLHVSNLVGFVFGHNEPSLKLLKKFGFDQWGLLPGVAELDGIKRDLVIVGRAV; encoded by the coding sequence GTGACGCAACAATACCGTATCGATTATGCCGTCAAAGAGGATTTGCCGGCTATTGTGGACATTTACAATTCGACGATCTCAGGCAGAAAAGTAACCGCCGATCTGGAGCCGGTTACGGTGGAGAGCCGTATAGAGTGGTTTGAAGAGCACAGCAACGATTTTCGTCCGTTGTGGGTCATGCGGTCCGATGACGGGATGGTTGCATGGATGAGCTTTCAATCCTTTTATGGTCGTCCGGCTTATAACGGCACAGCTGAGATCAGCATATACGTAAACGAGAAATATCGCGGCATTGGTGCCGGCAGTATATTGATTCAGAAGGCAATCGAGGAGTGTCCGCGCCTTCACGTCAGTAATCTGGTTGGATTTGTATTCGGCCATAATGAACCAAGCCTTAAGCTGTTGAAGAAGTTTGGCTTTGATCAATGGGGGCTTCTCCCCGGGGTTGCGGAGCTTGACGGCATCAAGCGGGACTTGGTCATTGTCGGTCGTGCAGTTTAA
- a CDS encoding DUF2569 domain-containing protein yields the protein MDPNQVQESNNASAQGQAPQYFLKPSVEGLGGWLVLVQISIYFSLITITYLLFNHIFPVFEPEIWSMFTDKGSPAYNRSLIQLILFETVVNVVFVIALVFALFLLYRKKRAFPKLMIGYILFSLLTSIVDYVAVSQIEILAQGDNGTFMREVTRSILYACIWIPYFIRSKRVRNTFVN from the coding sequence ATGGATCCGAATCAAGTTCAGGAGAGTAACAATGCTTCAGCACAAGGCCAGGCACCTCAATATTTCTTAAAGCCGAGTGTTGAAGGGCTCGGAGGCTGGCTGGTTTTGGTCCAGATCTCCATTTATTTTTCATTGATCACGATCACATACCTGCTGTTTAATCATATTTTCCCGGTGTTTGAGCCGGAGATATGGAGTATGTTTACGGATAAAGGATCACCTGCTTATAATCGTTCGCTTATCCAGCTAATCCTTTTTGAGACCGTGGTTAATGTGGTGTTTGTTATTGCACTAGTCTTTGCTTTATTTTTGCTGTATCGCAAAAAAAGGGCGTTTCCCAAATTGATGATCGGTTATATTTTATTTAGTCTGCTGACCAGCATAGTGGACTATGTCGCAGTCAGCCAAATCGAAATCCTGGCTCAGGGGGATAATGGGACATTCATGCGTGAAGTTACCCGGTCCATTTTATACGCCTGTATCTGGATCCCTTATTTTATCCGTTCCAAGCGAGTGCGCAACACTTTCGTGAATTAA